The Antarcticibacterium sp. 1MA-6-2 genome has a window encoding:
- a CDS encoding ion channel, whose amino-acid sequence MRAVVSILPFFIISFLNPINAQDTAAVTPEQIVIGITPTPPFVMENERGFTRLSISSWELVNESLDLNYTYRSYSSLLELLTAIENKEVDLSINPITVTDRRMKRISFSQPYFISYTGIAQQQGTIFWKYLGNILSWNFLSAILILLAVIFIFGFLVWIFERRKNKEEFGGGLKGVFQGFWWSAVTMTTVGYGDKSPRTFGGRVIGLIWMFMAIILISTLTAGIASSLTVQNINNEINSIRDLENFEVVTVSGSSSQELLSQYNILFDEVINEHEGIDAILEKEGVLFVYDQPILKYEIDQRELHDELEVLQRTLKRDYYSYSFPKGSPLIEKINPALVASLKSMEWNVLIEEYK is encoded by the coding sequence ATGAGAGCCGTAGTTTCAATTCTCCCTTTTTTCATTATTTCTTTTTTGAATCCCATTAATGCACAGGACACTGCAGCTGTTACACCAGAACAAATTGTTATTGGAATAACTCCTACCCCACCCTTTGTCATGGAAAACGAGAGAGGATTTACTCGCCTGAGTATTTCTTCATGGGAACTGGTGAATGAAAGTTTGGATCTGAATTACACATACCGCTCCTATTCCTCTCTTCTCGAGCTGTTGACTGCCATCGAAAATAAAGAAGTGGACCTGAGCATCAATCCGATTACTGTAACCGACAGGCGGATGAAACGAATAAGTTTTTCCCAACCCTATTTTATTTCCTATACAGGAATTGCACAGCAGCAAGGCACCATTTTTTGGAAATACCTTGGGAATATCCTTAGCTGGAATTTTCTTTCGGCCATTCTTATTCTTTTAGCTGTGATCTTCATTTTTGGTTTCCTGGTGTGGATCTTTGAACGAAGGAAGAATAAGGAAGAATTTGGAGGAGGCCTTAAAGGTGTTTTTCAGGGCTTTTGGTGGAGTGCCGTAACAATGACCACTGTGGGTTATGGAGACAAATCTCCCAGGACTTTTGGCGGCAGGGTCATTGGGTTGATCTGGATGTTTATGGCAATTATATTAATTTCCACCCTTACAGCTGGAATAGCTTCTTCCCTTACAGTTCAAAATATAAATAACGAGATCAATTCCATCCGGGATCTGGAAAATTTTGAAGTTGTCACCGTTAGCGGTTCCAGTTCCCAGGAATTGTTAAGCCAGTACAATATTCTTTTTGATGAGGTTATAAATGAGCATGAAGGTATAGATGCCATTTTGGAAAAAGAAGGAGTTCTCTTTGTCTATGACCAACCTATTCTTAAGTATGAAATAGATCAAAGAGAACTTCACGATGAGCTTGAAGTGCTTCAACGTACTTTAAAAAGAGACTACTACTCCTATAGTTTTCCCAAAGGATCACCACTTATTGAAAAAATAAATCCGGCCCTGGTAGCTTCCCTTAAAAGCATGGAGTGGAATGTACTTATTGAGGAGTATAAATAG
- a CDS encoding S8 family peptidase, giving the protein MDRHATLIATLIVGAGNSSSRGKGVAPAAVVSSSSFLQLFPDENSSYLENEIYVQNHSYGTGIETSYSNEAAVYDAQVNEIPELVHVFSAGNKGQETPETGNYAGIPGAANMTGNFKMAKNALTVGAVDREKKVEARSSKGPANDGRLKPELVAYAPEGTSDAAALVSGTAVLLQDLYRKKEGVFPEFSLIKAVLIAGAEDVGAEHLDFSAGYGNLNAYESMKIIEAGNYLEGEIYGNGPEDFSITIPEGIKSFKIAISWIDPAANPGDEVTLKNDLNLQITDPSGNLWLPWILNKDPENLNAPAQRGKDHLNPSEIITLEDPVAGEYIIEVATENLISDVQKFSIAYTTVAEDEFEWTFPTADDAVIRNQTPNYLRWKTSFAANSGKLEVNLNESGWVTLDENVDLKKGYYKWNTSDISGRAQLRMTIGSTEFLSDYFAVSQELIPEVVYNCEEEVLLSWESVENATAYQLRNLGSFYMQDFLEVQDTSAVINKDTFSSDFWSVVPIFEGSRGPAGFAVNYKEQGVLCYYQNFYALLDEGAMVNATLNLSTSTGIEKITFRRDSGGEISNIEEFTAPFNNLQFTVTDSVMEAGYSNFYVTILLSDGREIKTNEVKIFVPGENTLEVYPNPVRAGEDLTVISKGDDLEIQIFDMQGRLLSENNLIRYIDRFEIKFYTPGMYILRTSRGGKQVGTAKILVY; this is encoded by the coding sequence TTGGACAGGCACGCGACTTTAATCGCGACACTCATAGTGGGAGCTGGAAACAGCAGCAGTAGAGGTAAGGGGGTGGCTCCTGCAGCAGTTGTAAGCAGTTCCAGTTTTCTACAATTATTTCCAGACGAAAATTCTTCCTATTTAGAAAATGAAATTTACGTTCAAAACCATTCTTATGGTACAGGTATAGAGACTTCATATAGTAACGAAGCCGCGGTTTATGACGCGCAAGTGAATGAAATCCCGGAGCTGGTTCATGTTTTCTCAGCCGGAAACAAAGGCCAGGAAACTCCGGAGACAGGAAATTATGCAGGAATCCCGGGAGCAGCAAATATGACCGGGAACTTCAAAATGGCAAAAAATGCTCTCACTGTAGGAGCGGTAGACAGAGAAAAGAAGGTGGAAGCACGAAGTTCTAAAGGCCCAGCTAATGACGGCCGCTTAAAACCCGAACTGGTAGCTTACGCGCCTGAAGGAACTTCAGATGCAGCTGCTCTTGTTTCAGGAACTGCGGTGCTGCTTCAGGATCTTTACAGGAAGAAAGAGGGCGTTTTTCCTGAATTTTCCCTCATAAAAGCAGTTTTAATTGCCGGAGCAGAAGACGTGGGAGCAGAGCATTTAGATTTTTCAGCGGGATATGGAAATCTTAATGCTTATGAAAGTATGAAAATCATAGAGGCAGGAAATTATCTTGAAGGAGAAATATACGGTAATGGTCCTGAAGATTTCAGTATTACAATTCCTGAAGGAATAAAATCTTTTAAGATAGCCATCTCCTGGATCGATCCCGCAGCAAATCCCGGGGATGAAGTAACTTTAAAAAATGATCTTAACCTGCAGATCACAGATCCCTCAGGAAACCTGTGGCTACCCTGGATTTTAAATAAGGACCCAGAAAATCTTAACGCTCCCGCACAGAGAGGGAAAGATCATCTAAATCCTTCTGAAATTATCACTCTGGAAGATCCTGTGGCAGGGGAATATATAATTGAAGTTGCTACAGAAAATCTTATCAGCGATGTTCAAAAGTTTTCTATAGCTTATACTACCGTTGCTGAAGATGAATTTGAATGGACCTTTCCAACTGCCGATGATGCAGTAATTAGAAACCAGACACCTAATTACCTGAGATGGAAAACCTCTTTTGCAGCTAATTCAGGAAAACTGGAGGTAAATCTCAATGAGTCAGGCTGGGTGACCCTGGATGAAAATGTAGATCTTAAAAAGGGCTACTATAAATGGAATACTTCTGATATTTCCGGAAGAGCTCAGCTGCGAATGACAATAGGCTCAACAGAATTTCTTTCTGATTATTTCGCTGTTTCTCAGGAATTAATTCCTGAAGTGGTGTACAACTGTGAAGAGGAGGTGCTGCTGTCATGGGAGAGCGTTGAAAATGCGACAGCTTATCAACTCCGGAACCTGGGATCTTTTTATATGCAGGATTTCCTGGAAGTGCAGGACACAAGTGCCGTTATTAATAAGGACACTTTCAGCAGCGATTTTTGGTCAGTTGTTCCCATTTTCGAAGGTTCCCGGGGACCAGCAGGTTTTGCGGTTAATTATAAAGAACAGGGAGTTTTATGTTATTACCAGAATTTTTATGCGCTGCTGGATGAGGGAGCTATGGTTAATGCCACTTTAAATCTCAGTACCAGCACAGGGATTGAAAAAATTACCTTCCGAAGAGATTCAGGCGGAGAAATATCTAATATTGAAGAATTTACCGCTCCCTTTAATAATTTGCAATTTACCGTTACAGATAGTGTAATGGAAGCTGGGTATAGCAATTTTTATGTAACAATCCTCTTAAGTGACGGACGGGAGATTAAAACAAACGAAGTGAAAATCTTTGTTCCCGGAGAGAATACTCTTGAGGTATATCCAAACCCCGTAAGGGCCGGGGAGGACCTAACGGTAATATCCAAAGGAGACGATCTTGAAATCCAGATTTTTGATATGCAGGGTAGGCTGCTCTCTGAAAATAATCTCATTCGCTATATTGATAGATTTGAGATCAAATTTTATACACCAGGGATGTACATATTAAGGACTTCCCGAGGAGGAAAGCAGGTAGGAACTGCGAAGATACTGGTCTATTAA
- a CDS encoding DUF72 domain-containing protein, which produces MDSKIYIGTSGYQYKHWKGDFYPENLPVSQWFEHYCKFFDTIEINNTFYRMASAETFHNWREAAPEGFCYVIKYSKYGTHNKKLKDPEGHVNYFLDRASHLKKTLGPILVQLPPNWKRNYPRLDEFLQETPKGLRWAVEIRDPDWFSEELYELLRKHEASLVIHDMIKDHPVELTTNWVYLRFHGENYSGSYTEEQLNGIAASIREYWEEKKDVFVYFNNDLGGHAVRNAITLKDKLGI; this is translated from the coding sequence ATGGACTCAAAAATATACATAGGAACCAGCGGATATCAGTACAAGCATTGGAAAGGGGATTTTTATCCTGAAAATCTTCCGGTTTCACAATGGTTTGAGCATTACTGCAAATTTTTTGATACTATTGAGATCAATAATACTTTCTATAGAATGGCCAGTGCAGAAACTTTTCATAATTGGCGGGAAGCTGCGCCTGAAGGTTTTTGTTATGTGATCAAATACAGCAAATATGGTACTCACAATAAAAAGCTGAAGGATCCCGAAGGGCACGTAAATTACTTTTTAGACCGAGCTTCTCACCTTAAAAAAACTCTTGGCCCTATCCTGGTGCAACTGCCTCCAAACTGGAAGCGCAATTATCCGCGGCTCGACGAATTCTTGCAGGAAACGCCTAAAGGTTTAAGATGGGCAGTAGAAATCAGAGATCCCGATTGGTTTTCAGAGGAGCTTTATGAACTTCTCAGGAAACACGAGGCTTCCCTGGTTATTCACGATATGATAAAGGATCATCCTGTAGAACTCACTACAAACTGGGTTTATCTAAGATTTCACGGAGAAAACTACAGCGGTAGCTATACTGAAGAACAGCTGAATGGAATAGCGGCCAGTATTCGGGAATATTGGGAAGAGAAAAAGGACGTTTTTGTTTATTTTAATAATGACCTTGGCGGTCACGCAGTTAGAAATGCCATTACTTTAAAAGATAAACTGGGTATTTAA
- a CDS encoding M57 family metalloprotease, which produces MICVVALTATTFVSCNSDSENVEQDQELAQMGEKLELLGFNIQDLHKTTFNGVEGYAVEGDIFLTKNEIIEMSPAISVSDDVLETEHYRTHNVVTSGRTISVYMDAEFNSTMQAAFDDALARYNALALTIKFQRASSEGADIDVLAEKLAKYRGYTILGRSAGFPDASGNPATPIVLNSDVYNPRRGSIPADAATVIAHEIGHAIGFRHTDYADRSFSCGGSYSNEGAADVGAEYIPGTPSGPEDGSYMLACSNGTDRPFTTGDRTALTTVY; this is translated from the coding sequence ATGATCTGCGTGGTAGCATTGACTGCCACAACTTTTGTATCCTGTAATTCAGACTCTGAAAATGTAGAGCAGGATCAGGAATTGGCACAAATGGGAGAAAAACTGGAACTATTAGGTTTCAACATTCAGGATCTTCACAAAACCACCTTTAATGGAGTTGAAGGTTATGCAGTTGAAGGTGACATTTTCCTGACTAAAAATGAAATTATAGAAATGTCTCCTGCAATTTCTGTTTCAGATGATGTTTTGGAAACTGAACATTACCGCACCCATAATGTAGTTACTTCAGGAAGAACAATTTCTGTTTACATGGATGCAGAGTTTAATTCTACAATGCAGGCTGCGTTTGATGATGCTCTTGCACGTTATAATGCCCTTGCCTTAACTATAAAATTTCAAAGAGCTTCAAGTGAAGGTGCAGATATTGATGTTCTTGCAGAAAAATTGGCGAAATACAGGGGTTATACTATCCTTGGACGTAGTGCCGGATTCCCTGATGCAAGTGGAAATCCTGCTACTCCTATTGTTCTAAATTCTGATGTATACAACCCTCGAAGAGGAAGTATTCCTGCTGATGCAGCTACTGTAATTGCACACGAAATAGGACACGCTATCGGTTTTCGACATACAGACTATGCTGACCGTTCTTTTAGCTGTGGAGGAAGTTATTCCAATGAAGGAGCAGCTGATGTAGGAGCTGAATATATTCCAGGCACGCCTTCAGGACCGGAAGATGGTTCTTATATGTTAGCATGTAGCAACGGAACTGACAGACCTTTTACCACTGGAGACAGAACAGCATTAACTACTGTTTATTAA